The following coding sequences are from one Kushneria phosphatilytica window:
- a CDS encoding gamma-glutamylcyclotransferase produces MSEDFSRANQSVAMTRAALEQDLIRSHFEDSHPEVPLLTNDEFRSSIATLLSDRPPGSEHIDGIHLFAYGSLVWNPCIEVAERHTVRLEGYHRDFCLSMEQGRGSPEAPGLMLSLVPGGVSEGVALRVAERDLESELLLVWRREMLTGAYEPRWVTLTSAERSFPGIAFVANAEHDRYIEGLEDHDIVHRLSTGKGVLGSCQEYLDNTVAHLRDLGIEDDYLESIQYAVHALRGDTGR; encoded by the coding sequence ATGAGTGAGGATTTCTCTCGGGCCAATCAGTCCGTGGCCATGACCCGAGCAGCGCTCGAGCAGGATCTTATCCGCTCGCATTTCGAAGACTCGCATCCCGAGGTGCCGCTGCTGACCAATGATGAGTTTCGCTCATCCATCGCGACACTGCTGAGTGATCGGCCGCCGGGCAGTGAGCACATTGATGGGATTCACCTGTTTGCTTACGGCTCGCTGGTATGGAATCCCTGTATCGAGGTGGCTGAGCGTCATACCGTGCGTCTGGAGGGGTACCATCGCGACTTCTGTCTGAGCATGGAGCAAGGGCGCGGCTCGCCCGAAGCCCCCGGCCTGATGCTGTCGCTGGTGCCTGGCGGTGTCAGTGAGGGAGTCGCTTTGCGGGTAGCCGAGCGCGATCTGGAGTCCGAACTACTGCTGGTCTGGCGTCGTGAAATGCTGACCGGCGCCTACGAGCCGCGTTGGGTGACCCTGACCAGTGCCGAGAGAAGCTTCCCCGGTATTGCCTTTGTCGCCAACGCCGAGCATGACCGTTATATCGAGGGGCTCGAGGATCACGATATCGTCCACCGTCTGAGCACCGGCAAGGGAGTGCTGGGCAGCTGCCAGGAGTATCTCGACAATACCGTGGCCCATCTGCGGGATCTTGGCATCGAGGATGACTATCTCGAGAGTATCCAGTACGCCGTGCATGCCCTGCGGGGCGATACCGGTCGTTAG
- a CDS encoding solute carrier family 23 protein, translating into MAESWFPRWQKKNNAPGEVIAPDERLPAGQMLAMGAQHVVAMFGSTVLAPLLMGFDANLAIFMSGVGTLLFFVITGGRIPSYLGSSFAFIGVVIAATGYGGSGINADIALALGGIIACGVVYALIGVVVMVVGTRWIEALMPPVVTGAIVTMIGLNLAPVAVKSVSQSGFDSWMALLTVLCIGGAAVLTRGLLQRLLILIGLLAAYLIYMLLANGLGLGAPIDFSGVAQAAWIGVPAFTAPEFSPHAIVLIAPVAVILVAENLGHVKAVSAMSGRHLDPWIGRAFLGDGIATIVSGSVGGTGVTTYAENIGVMAVTRVFSTLIFVIAAVMALILGFSPKFGALIQTIPGPVLGGTSIVVFGLIAAAGARIWVQNDVDLSDNTNLIVVAVTLVLGAGNFSLDLGDFTLDGIGTATFAALILHALLRRGRQLSSTGT; encoded by the coding sequence ATGGCCGAGTCCTGGTTCCCCCGGTGGCAGAAAAAGAACAATGCGCCGGGAGAAGTCATCGCCCCGGATGAACGACTGCCTGCCGGGCAGATGCTGGCCATGGGGGCACAGCATGTGGTGGCCATGTTCGGGTCGACAGTGCTGGCGCCTCTGCTGATGGGATTCGACGCCAATCTGGCCATCTTCATGTCCGGGGTCGGCACGCTGTTGTTCTTCGTCATTACCGGTGGTCGCATTCCCAGCTATCTGGGATCGAGCTTTGCCTTCATTGGTGTCGTGATTGCTGCTACCGGCTATGGCGGTTCGGGTATCAATGCCGATATTGCACTGGCGCTGGGCGGTATCATTGCCTGCGGCGTGGTCTATGCGCTGATCGGAGTGGTGGTCATGGTCGTGGGAACACGCTGGATCGAGGCATTGATGCCACCGGTCGTGACCGGGGCCATCGTGACCATGATCGGGCTCAACCTGGCACCGGTAGCGGTCAAGAGTGTGTCGCAATCGGGGTTTGACAGCTGGATGGCGCTGCTGACTGTGCTCTGCATCGGTGGCGCGGCCGTGCTGACACGTGGCCTGCTGCAACGCCTGCTGATCCTGATCGGACTATTGGCGGCTTATCTGATCTATATGCTGCTGGCCAACGGCCTTGGACTCGGGGCGCCGATCGACTTCTCCGGGGTGGCGCAGGCCGCCTGGATTGGGGTGCCGGCCTTTACAGCGCCCGAATTCAGCCCACATGCGATAGTGTTGATTGCCCCGGTGGCTGTCATTCTGGTGGCCGAGAACCTGGGCCACGTCAAGGCGGTCAGTGCCATGAGTGGCCGCCATCTGGATCCCTGGATCGGACGCGCCTTTCTGGGAGACGGTATTGCGACCATTGTGTCGGGTAGCGTCGGTGGTACCGGGGTCACGACCTATGCCGAAAATATCGGCGTGATGGCAGTGACTCGTGTCTTCTCCACGCTGATTTTCGTGATTGCGGCGGTCATGGCCCTGATACTGGGCTTTTCGCCCAAGTTCGGCGCTCTGATTCAGACCATTCCCGGTCCGGTGCTTGGCGGTACCTCGATTGTCGTGTTCGGCCTGATTGCCGCAGCCGGCGCACGTATCTGGGTGCAGAACGATGTCGATCTGAGCGATAACACCAATCTGATCGTGGTTGCTGTCACCCTGGTGCTGGGTGCTGGCAACTTTTCGCTCGATCTGGGTGACTTCACGCTGGATGGCATCGGAACCGCCACGTTTGCTGCACTCATTCTGCATGCCCTGTTGCGACGTGGCCGTCAATTGTCGTCCACTGGTACCTAG
- a CDS encoding NAD(P)/FAD-dependent oxidoreductase, whose product MRHDYDYLIVGAGMVSANATRSIRERDSQGSIGIVGSEPNGPVTRPALSKKLWTDPEFGFDNIWMKPEESGATLHTDTRIVSLDRDNQTVTAENGDVFGYGQLLLATGGEPKQLDLAPSERVLYFRTVEDYRQLRELAGHQRHIAVVGGSFIGTELAAALNLNDTRVTLIHPEQVLGGDIFPPDLAEHFESMYHTHGVTLMGNCRVTSGHQQGETVTLTLDDGNTVTADVVAIGLGIEPACDIAVSAGLTVDDGIVVDEMLRTSDPHILAAGDVASYPDNLLGRQRAEHVDNANMMGQQAGAIMAGSEAPYTHTPYFYSNVFELGYQAIGTLDSSLDTIEDWQEPQQKGVVYYLENEVVKGVLLVNLKERLDAAREVIKERRPSSRDALIGCIR is encoded by the coding sequence ATGCGTCATGATTACGATTATCTGATCGTGGGGGCCGGCATGGTCTCGGCCAATGCCACGCGAAGCATCCGGGAACGGGACTCGCAGGGAAGTATCGGTATCGTCGGTAGTGAGCCGAATGGACCAGTCACTCGCCCTGCCCTTTCCAAAAAGCTCTGGACCGACCCGGAGTTCGGCTTCGATAACATCTGGATGAAGCCCGAAGAAAGCGGTGCCACCCTGCACACCGACACCCGAATCGTCTCACTGGATCGCGACAATCAAACCGTGACCGCCGAAAACGGTGATGTTTTCGGCTATGGCCAACTATTGCTTGCCACCGGCGGTGAGCCGAAACAACTTGACCTGGCTCCGAGCGAACGCGTGCTCTATTTCCGCACTGTCGAGGATTACCGTCAGTTGCGTGAGCTGGCAGGCCATCAGCGCCATATTGCCGTAGTGGGGGGCAGCTTCATTGGTACAGAACTGGCCGCAGCGCTCAATCTGAACGACACCCGAGTCACTCTGATTCATCCCGAACAGGTGTTGGGAGGTGACATCTTTCCCCCCGATCTGGCCGAACACTTTGAAAGCATGTATCACACGCATGGCGTCACCCTGATGGGTAACTGCAGGGTGACCTCCGGCCATCAGCAGGGTGAAACAGTCACGCTGACCCTCGATGACGGCAACACCGTAACAGCCGATGTCGTTGCCATCGGCCTGGGCATCGAGCCCGCCTGCGATATCGCCGTATCCGCAGGATTGACCGTGGATGACGGCATCGTGGTCGATGAGATGCTGCGCACCAGCGACCCGCACATCCTTGCCGCCGGCGATGTAGCCTCTTATCCGGACAATCTGCTGGGTCGCCAGCGCGCCGAACACGTCGATAATGCCAACATGATGGGTCAGCAGGCCGGTGCCATCATGGCGGGTAGCGAGGCCCCTTATACACACACACCCTATTTTTATTCGAATGTCTTCGAACTGGGCTATCAGGCCATCGGCACGCTCGACAGTTCGCTGGACACCATCGAAGACTGGCAGGAACCGCAGCAAAAGGGTGTGGTGTACTATCTCGAGAATGAGGTGGTGAAAGGGGTTCTGCTGGTTAATCTCAAGGAGCGACTGGACGCTGCCCGGGAGGTGATCAAGGAGCGCCGTCCGAGCAGTCGCGATGCATTGATTGGATGCATTCGCTGA
- a CDS encoding PEP-CTERM/exosortase system-associated acyltransferase yields MDEIEKFTQEYRFRLASTAEERNRIFALRYEVFNQELNYSLSEDRVRQLEMDHFDEVADQCYVEHIASGTVVGCVRLVLPGSLKQDQDNEARLPIEHYCGESLKNSLSKLGVISRDQLCEVSRLAIPRRFRLQDLRGSISHEEIPCSRKESVLVGESLFLAGLAMVGLAGRQHILAFMEPKFPRLLARSGLVFQRVSDMFEICGRRAAYYLDQHQGVRKMQPGLHTLYRQINHELHEQYLRQQAIQAESH; encoded by the coding sequence ATGGATGAAATCGAGAAATTTACGCAGGAGTACAGGTTCAGGCTGGCATCTACCGCGGAGGAAAGAAATCGGATTTTCGCGCTGAGATATGAGGTGTTCAATCAGGAACTGAACTACTCGCTCTCGGAAGATCGAGTGCGCCAGCTCGAGATGGATCACTTTGATGAAGTCGCGGATCAGTGCTATGTCGAGCATATCGCATCAGGCACGGTAGTAGGCTGCGTCAGACTGGTCTTGCCTGGCAGCCTAAAGCAGGATCAGGATAATGAAGCTCGGCTTCCCATAGAGCATTACTGTGGTGAGAGTCTGAAAAACTCTCTTTCGAAACTCGGTGTTATCTCGCGTGATCAGTTGTGTGAGGTATCGCGATTGGCAATACCCAGACGTTTCAGACTACAGGATTTACGCGGCTCAATATCCCATGAGGAAATACCCTGCTCTCGCAAGGAGAGTGTGTTGGTGGGGGAGAGTCTGTTCCTGGCAGGGTTGGCCATGGTCGGTCTTGCAGGGCGACAGCATATTCTGGCTTTCATGGAGCCCAAATTTCCGCGCTTATTGGCTCGTTCGGGGCTGGTCTTCCAACGGGTCAGCGATATGTTCGAAATTTGTGGTCGTCGCGCTGCCTATTACCTGGATCAGCACCAGGGTGTCAGGAAAATGCAACCGGGTCTGCACACGCTATATCGACAGATCAACCATGAATTGCATGAACAGTACCTGAGACAACAGGCGATACAGGCCGAAAGCCATTAG
- a CDS encoding bifunctional diguanylate cyclase/phosphodiesterase: MARFGNPRRLSLKWRALALTSLVLLGLALLITWNSNSSLTEQFHHSRQMLHERQQQEIELAMQRSADVLKQLASVVASSRALRDALSKDDARTADQALTPQWPTLQLDAGIDDIVVFDSQGQRLAHHGQLQQALRPGPQWVRAVMKAERPKIMLSCRQECRQYAAVPVLEDGRNVGVVMVSRSLAEVTRYIQLSTGSEIALLVQQSNQLSSDLKNPRFLAGWQSSLLAVTHEQQALPILRAASRQLASMTQWDHAQRLAFEGHHYELTAVSLADRMVGSGPDHGTHFLLISDITDQLIRIHRTTGTALLIALTGWLAAEILLLFILWKPMARLRQLSRTLPRLAQGNFDVVRQHISLSRRKFHDEIDVLAGTTLDLTRQLETLEGEVQSRGQQLELRVRELAFERDFVSNLLDTAQVLIVTHDRHDRITLVNRYCCMMTGLTESELLQQRFTKIMMPELKHSSHLFDQGGQQEGVMYAADGEPRTIVWYHTPLGAQSGGEPELISVGLDITERKLAEQRLTWLAHRDPLTELYNRRFFEEAMARSIIPGAWGAVLYLDLDRFKEVNELGGHQAGDRLLRLVAQAIADEVGQKGIIARLGGDEFAILLEQADAELARDIAKMLVQALDQIVLTVEERHHRAMASIGIALYPLHGDSPNELMANADFAMYKAKEDRSQRWHLLSTVQHERNELQERVYWVERLRSALLEDRFELMLQPIVHLADGSILHYETLVRLREENGTLISPGSFIPVAERSGQIVALDRWVLRHTLQLLCRITTEGISLAVNLSGQSLHDAGLKDFLVGELDASGADPKRLIIEVTETAAVTDFATARGVLEGIRRLGCEIALDDFGVGFSSFHYLEQLPADYIKIDGSFIQTLPESEENQLIVKAIADIARGFGKLTIAEFVDREALLPILESYGIDYVQGYYLGRPEHATTLLEKHIGSGNNNS; this comes from the coding sequence ATGGCCCGTTTTGGCAATCCCCGGCGACTGAGTCTGAAATGGCGGGCCCTGGCCCTGACCAGTCTGGTGCTGCTGGGGCTGGCCCTGCTGATTACATGGAACAGCAACAGCAGTCTTACCGAGCAGTTTCATCACTCCCGGCAGATGCTGCATGAGCGTCAGCAGCAGGAAATCGAGCTGGCGATGCAGCGCTCGGCGGATGTGCTCAAGCAGCTGGCCAGTGTGGTGGCGTCTTCCAGGGCGCTGCGTGATGCGTTGAGTAAAGACGACGCCAGAACGGCTGATCAGGCGCTGACGCCACAATGGCCGACGCTCCAGCTGGATGCCGGCATTGATGACATTGTGGTTTTCGACAGCCAGGGCCAGCGCCTGGCCCATCATGGGCAGTTACAGCAGGCGCTGCGACCCGGCCCGCAATGGGTTCGCGCTGTCATGAAGGCCGAGCGCCCGAAAATCATGCTGTCCTGCCGGCAGGAGTGTCGTCAGTATGCTGCCGTGCCGGTGTTGGAGGACGGGCGTAATGTCGGCGTGGTGATGGTGTCGCGATCGCTGGCAGAGGTCACCCGCTACATCCAGCTCAGTACCGGTAGCGAGATTGCCTTGCTGGTTCAGCAAAGCAACCAGCTCTCTTCGGACCTGAAGAATCCTCGTTTTCTGGCCGGTTGGCAGAGTTCACTTCTGGCCGTGACTCATGAACAGCAGGCGCTACCGATACTCAGGGCTGCATCGCGGCAACTGGCGAGCATGACACAATGGGATCACGCGCAGCGGCTGGCTTTCGAAGGACACCACTATGAGCTGACAGCCGTTTCCCTGGCTGATCGTATGGTAGGTAGCGGGCCTGACCATGGCACGCATTTTTTGCTGATCTCCGATATTACCGACCAGCTTATACGCATTCATCGCACCACGGGCACGGCCCTGCTGATCGCACTGACCGGCTGGCTGGCAGCGGAAATACTGCTGTTGTTTATTCTCTGGAAACCCATGGCTCGGTTGCGTCAGTTGAGCCGAACGCTGCCTCGCCTGGCACAGGGGAATTTTGACGTGGTACGTCAGCATATCTCTCTCTCGAGGCGAAAATTTCACGATGAAATCGATGTGCTGGCCGGCACGACTCTTGATCTGACCCGACAACTGGAAACTCTGGAGGGCGAGGTACAATCGCGGGGTCAGCAACTCGAGCTACGCGTGAGAGAGCTGGCATTCGAGCGAGACTTCGTCAGTAACCTGCTCGATACCGCCCAGGTACTGATCGTGACCCACGACCGTCACGATCGCATCACACTGGTCAATCGATACTGCTGCATGATGACCGGGCTGACAGAATCCGAGCTGCTTCAGCAACGCTTCACGAAGATCATGATGCCTGAGCTGAAACATTCCTCTCACCTGTTCGATCAGGGTGGACAGCAGGAGGGGGTCATGTATGCGGCCGATGGAGAACCGCGCACCATTGTCTGGTATCACACCCCTCTCGGTGCGCAGTCTGGTGGTGAACCGGAATTGATATCCGTTGGCCTGGATATCACCGAACGCAAGCTGGCCGAACAGCGACTGACCTGGCTGGCTCATCGTGACCCGTTGACCGAGCTCTATAACCGGCGTTTCTTCGAAGAGGCGATGGCCCGATCGATTATCCCGGGAGCATGGGGGGCCGTACTTTATCTCGATCTGGACCGGTTCAAGGAAGTCAATGAGCTGGGGGGGCATCAGGCGGGCGATCGCTTATTGCGACTGGTGGCTCAGGCCATCGCGGATGAAGTCGGACAAAAAGGGATCATTGCCCGGCTGGGCGGTGATGAGTTTGCCATCCTGCTGGAGCAAGCCGATGCTGAACTGGCTCGCGATATAGCCAAAATGCTTGTCCAGGCGCTGGATCAGATTGTGCTGACTGTTGAGGAGCGTCATCACAGAGCCATGGCCAGTATTGGCATTGCGCTTTATCCATTGCATGGGGATAGTCCGAATGAGCTGATGGCCAATGCAGACTTCGCCATGTACAAGGCCAAGGAAGATCGCTCACAGCGATGGCATCTGCTGTCAACGGTACAGCATGAGCGCAATGAGCTGCAGGAACGGGTTTACTGGGTCGAGCGGTTGCGCAGTGCGCTGCTTGAGGATCGCTTCGAGCTGATGCTGCAGCCCATCGTGCATCTTGCCGATGGCAGTATCCTGCACTACGAAACACTGGTGCGACTCAGGGAAGAAAATGGAACCCTGATCTCTCCGGGGAGCTTCATACCCGTTGCCGAGCGCAGCGGCCAGATCGTGGCCCTGGATCGTTGGGTGCTGCGTCATACCCTGCAACTACTGTGTCGGATCACCACCGAGGGTATCAGTCTGGCGGTCAATCTTTCCGGCCAATCGTTGCATGATGCGGGGCTGAAGGATTTCCTGGTAGGTGAACTCGACGCCAGCGGTGCCGATCCGAAACGCTTGATCATCGAGGTCACCGAAACCGCTGCCGTGACCGATTTTGCGACCGCTCGGGGCGTGCTGGAAGGTATTCGGCGGCTGGGCTGTGAGATTGCTCTCGATGACTTCGGGGTTGGTTTCAGCAGTTTCCATTATCTGGAGCAGTTGCCAGCCGATTACATCAAGATCGATGGTTCCTTCATACAAACGTTACCCGAGAGCGAAGAGAACCAGTTGATCGTCAAGGCCATCGCCGACATTGCCCGGGGGTTCGGCAAGCTTACAATTGCCGAATTCGTGGATCGGGAAGCCCTGCTACCCATTCTCGAATCCTACGGTATCGATTATGTTCAGGGCTATTATCTGGGGCGCCCGGAACATGCCACAACATTACTCGAAAAGCATATCGGGTCGGGCAATAACAACAGCTGA
- a CDS encoding type 2 periplasmic-binding domain-containing protein, translating to MSRSLIALTVLIALLLQIPVTLASEPSSVVIITNPDVELASLNHETARAIFAMRQRAFPNGQSAHVFVLPDNNAIHERFAKEILNVYPHQLRLAWDRVVFSGTGQAPNEVSSEAAMVDRVASTPGGIGYVDRSALSDRVRVLTVE from the coding sequence ATGTCTCGGAGCCTGATCGCTCTGACAGTGCTGATAGCCCTGTTATTGCAGATACCGGTGACGCTGGCCAGTGAACCCTCATCGGTTGTGATTATTACCAATCCTGATGTCGAACTGGCCAGCCTGAACCATGAGACGGCCCGCGCCATTTTCGCCATGCGACAGCGTGCCTTTCCCAATGGTCAATCGGCGCACGTTTTTGTCCTGCCGGATAACAATGCCATTCATGAACGTTTTGCCAAGGAGATACTCAACGTTTATCCGCATCAACTGCGGCTGGCCTGGGATCGGGTAGTTTTTTCCGGCACCGGTCAGGCGCCGAACGAGGTCTCCAGTGAGGCCGCCATGGTAGACAGGGTGGCGTCAACACCCGGGGGGATCGGTTATGTTGATCGGTCGGCTTTAAGTGATCGGGTTCGGGTGCTTACCGTTGAATAA
- a CDS encoding FAD-dependent oxidoreductase: protein MAQQLSNDFQFIDVGRRDPEKKEAHLRVREFAEIYAEYRPSEAASQAHRCLHCGNPYCEWKCPVHNYIPNWLKLVTEGNILEAAELSHRTNSLPEVCGRVCPQDRLCEGDCTLNDGFGAVTIGSIEKYITDTAFAMGWRPDMTGVEWTDKRVAVIGAGPAGLACADVLVRNGVRPVVYDRYPEIGGLLTFGIPEFKLEKNVMKRRRSVLEEMGVEFRLGMDIGRDLSFEELLEGHDAVFMGMGTYKYMEGGFPGEQLDGVHKALDYLIANVNHNLGFTASPSDFTSLEGQRVVVLGGGDTAMDCNRTALRQGADEVTCAYRRDEANMPGSKREVKNAREEGVEFLFNRQPVAILGEERVEGVKLVRTRMGEPDEAGRQRAEVVPDSEEIIECDAVIIAFGFQPSEIAWLDTHRIEADERGRIMAPEHGSFAFQTSNEKVFAGGDMVRGSDLVVTAVFEGRSAAEGILDYLGV, encoded by the coding sequence ATGGCACAGCAACTCTCCAACGACTTCCAGTTCATCGATGTCGGACGTCGCGATCCGGAAAAGAAGGAAGCGCATCTGCGGGTGCGCGAATTTGCCGAGATCTATGCCGAGTATCGTCCCAGCGAAGCGGCCAGTCAGGCACATCGCTGTCTGCATTGCGGCAATCCGTACTGTGAGTGGAAGTGCCCGGTTCACAATTACATTCCCAATTGGCTCAAACTGGTGACCGAGGGGAATATTCTCGAGGCTGCCGAGCTGTCCCATCGCACCAATTCGCTGCCTGAAGTGTGCGGTCGCGTATGTCCGCAGGACCGTCTCTGCGAGGGTGACTGTACTCTCAACGATGGCTTCGGAGCGGTCACCATCGGTTCGATCGAGAAGTACATCACGGATACCGCCTTTGCCATGGGCTGGCGGCCGGACATGACCGGTGTCGAATGGACCGACAAGCGTGTGGCGGTAATCGGCGCAGGCCCCGCGGGACTGGCATGCGCTGATGTACTGGTACGCAACGGCGTGCGTCCGGTGGTCTATGATCGGTATCCGGAAATCGGCGGCCTGCTGACCTTCGGCATTCCCGAGTTCAAGCTCGAAAAGAATGTCATGAAACGGCGGCGCAGCGTGCTCGAGGAGATGGGCGTCGAATTCCGCCTGGGGATGGATATCGGTCGCGACCTCTCCTTCGAGGAATTGCTGGAAGGACATGATGCCGTCTTCATGGGGATGGGGACCTACAAGTACATGGAAGGCGGCTTTCCCGGCGAGCAGCTTGACGGCGTCCACAAGGCTCTCGACTATCTGATTGCCAACGTCAATCATAATCTTGGTTTTACGGCATCACCTTCGGATTTCACCTCGCTGGAAGGACAGCGGGTGGTCGTACTGGGCGGCGGCGATACTGCCATGGACTGCAATCGTACCGCGCTGCGTCAGGGCGCCGATGAGGTGACCTGTGCCTATCGTCGTGACGAGGCCAACATGCCCGGCTCGAAGCGGGAGGTGAAAAACGCTCGCGAGGAAGGGGTGGAGTTTCTCTTCAATCGCCAGCCGGTGGCTATTCTTGGTGAAGAACGGGTTGAAGGCGTCAAGCTGGTGCGTACCCGCATGGGTGAGCCCGATGAGGCGGGCCGTCAGCGTGCTGAAGTGGTGCCCGATTCCGAAGAGATCATCGAGTGTGATGCCGTGATCATCGCCTTTGGCTTCCAGCCCAGTGAGATTGCCTGGCTTGATACCCATCGTATCGAGGCAGATGAACGTGGTCGGATCATGGCTCCTGAGCATGGTAGCTTTGCTTTCCAGACATCCAATGAAAAGGTGTTTGCCGGCGGCGATATGGTGCGCGGCTCTGACCTGGTCGTGACAGCTGTCTTCGAAGGACGTAGTGCAGCGGAAGGCATTCTCGACTATCTTGGCGTGTAA